The proteins below are encoded in one region of Ereboglobus luteus:
- a CDS encoding alpha-galactosidase — protein sequence MIGVHPQGTLCHLYWGPKVSADACADFAKLLDIPVRPFSTDIRNSDGARTPLDILPSEYPTANTGDFAPPAIDVEHADGSRGLRLAYESHRIIPGKPPIPGLPSTYAETDDEAATLEILLRDAPSNILVTLRYAVFANRDAIARSAEVKNEGAQPVTLRRALSAAIDFPERPLDMIHLPGAWARERWVERQPLHSGEQWIASRRGASSHQHNPFFALASPETTEEQGEVFGFSFVYSGNHIGGVDVDQYRRPRALAGIHPDGFAWRLETGETFHTPEVVLAHSSQGLGALSRTYHRLYRERLVRGPWRDRERPVLINNWEATYFDFTEDKLAGIASIAAEIGCELFVLDDGWFGRRGAPDSALGDWFVNKDKLPDGLSALVKRINDQGLAFGLWFEPEMVSEKSRLHEQHPDWCLHLPNRPRTQSRFQLVLDFSRAEVVDAIFAQMEAVIASAPIRYIKWDMNRHLTEIGSAALPPGRQGETAHRHILGVYSLLERILARFPEILIEGCSGGGGRFDPGMLHYTPQIWTSDNSDAIARLRIQHGTSLVYPLCTMGAHISAVPNHQVHRATSMRTRGHVALAGIFGFELDLGALNQADRDEAATLTRLAKKLRHLIRHGDHYRLADPFATEDAAWMIALPDASEAIVTHVTTLIHANWHAPRLRLRALDPDATYRNEINSAEQWRGDFLMRVGLPLTHRHDFTSTLWHLKRV from the coding sequence GTGATCGGCGTGCATCCGCAAGGCACGCTCTGCCACCTTTACTGGGGGCCGAAAGTTTCAGCCGATGCGTGCGCCGACTTCGCCAAGCTGCTCGATATTCCCGTGCGTCCGTTCAGCACTGACATCCGCAACAGCGACGGCGCGCGCACACCGCTCGACATTCTCCCCTCCGAATATCCAACCGCCAACACCGGCGACTTCGCCCCGCCCGCCATTGACGTCGAGCATGCCGACGGCTCGCGCGGATTGCGCCTCGCCTACGAAAGCCACCGCATCATTCCGGGAAAGCCGCCCATCCCCGGCCTGCCCTCCACCTACGCCGAAACCGACGACGAGGCCGCCACGCTCGAAATCCTCCTGCGCGACGCGCCATCCAACATTCTCGTCACGCTGCGCTATGCGGTTTTCGCAAACAGGGACGCCATCGCGCGCTCCGCTGAAGTGAAAAATGAAGGCGCGCAACCCGTCACGCTTCGCCGGGCTCTCAGCGCCGCGATCGATTTCCCGGAGCGCCCGCTCGACATGATCCATCTTCCCGGCGCGTGGGCGCGTGAACGCTGGGTGGAGCGCCAGCCTCTTCACTCCGGCGAACAATGGATCGCCAGCCGGCGCGGCGCGAGCAGCCACCAGCACAATCCCTTTTTCGCACTCGCCTCGCCCGAAACCACGGAAGAGCAAGGCGAGGTTTTCGGCTTCAGTTTCGTTTACAGCGGAAATCACATTGGCGGCGTTGACGTTGATCAATACCGGCGTCCGCGGGCGCTCGCCGGCATTCATCCCGATGGCTTTGCGTGGCGGCTCGAAACCGGCGAAACTTTTCACACGCCCGAAGTTGTTCTCGCTCATTCCTCGCAAGGACTCGGAGCGCTTTCCCGCACCTACCACAGGCTCTATCGCGAACGACTCGTGCGCGGGCCGTGGCGTGATCGCGAGCGCCCCGTCCTCATCAACAACTGGGAGGCCACCTATTTTGATTTCACGGAGGACAAACTCGCCGGCATCGCCTCCATCGCCGCCGAAATCGGTTGCGAGCTCTTCGTCCTCGACGACGGATGGTTCGGCCGACGCGGCGCCCCCGACAGCGCCCTTGGCGACTGGTTTGTCAACAAGGACAAACTCCCCGACGGACTTTCCGCACTCGTCAAGCGCATCAACGACCAAGGCCTCGCATTCGGCCTCTGGTTCGAGCCGGAAATGGTTTCCGAAAAAAGTCGCCTCCACGAGCAACACCCCGACTGGTGCCTGCACCTTCCAAATCGCCCCCGCACACAAAGCCGCTTCCAGCTCGTCCTCGATTTCTCCCGCGCCGAAGTCGTTGATGCGATTTTTGCGCAAATGGAGGCGGTCATAGCCTCCGCGCCGATCCGCTATATCAAATGGGACATGAACCGGCACCTCACCGAAATCGGCTCCGCCGCGCTTCCGCCCGGGCGGCAAGGTGAAACCGCGCACCGTCACATCCTCGGTGTGTATTCGCTCCTCGAGCGCATACTCGCCCGCTTCCCCGAAATCCTCATCGAGGGCTGCTCCGGCGGCGGCGGACGCTTTGATCCGGGCATGCTGCATTACACGCCGCAAATCTGGACGAGCGACAACTCCGACGCCATCGCCCGCCTCCGCATCCAGCACGGCACCAGTCTGGTTTATCCTCTCTGCACAATGGGCGCGCACATCTCCGCCGTCCCCAACCACCAGGTTCACCGCGCCACAAGCATGCGCACGCGCGGCCATGTCGCGCTCGCCGGCATATTTGGATTCGAACTCGATCTGGGCGCGCTCAATCAAGCCGACCGCGATGAAGCCGCAACGCTCACCCGTCTCGCAAAAAAACTCCGCCACCTCATTCGCCACGGCGACCATTACCGCCTCGCCGATCCATTTGCCACCGAGGATGCCGCGTGGATGATCGCGCTTCCGGACGCGAGCGAGGCCATCGTCACGCACGTCACCACATTGATTCACGCCAACTGGCATGCGCCGCGGTTGCGGCTGCGCGCGCTCGATCCCGACGCCACTTATCGCAACGAAATCAATTCCGCCGAACAGTGGCGCGGCGACTTCCTGATGCGCGTCGGCCTGCCACTGACGCACCGGCACGATTTCACCAGCACGCTCTGGCACCTCAAGCGCGTGTAG
- a CDS encoding tetratricopeptide repeat protein → MPYAIILGLLLLSLIGNSSTARAQTKLPADAAREDFVELPAYIVKGERVLPDPESWLHVVIPDMEVTIGKRVIMMQGFEVLSRLSAKNTNVFVKELQLRQLASALFWPALGTKIPGDNPLILIDSEDNPWLSSENPMPIEWENIAASARITPPSQSAAMPIHTDMTDNNANDIFQDPAIEAMLPPGQPDESRISTPDDLPLVDGVVNIHTLGAGIYIKVRAGGTLNNSKISEERLAGMTNSKFARLRISRLRPPAPPWLQQGLGWLIESMTVSQSEIALGNKPIRIARGGDHQLAPLKSIIEDFNPRNPGHVHAASAFVQFGLYGEGSRYSPQFIQFASQTSQGPVDESTFTAIFGMSYAKMDRLLVSFTSSTSILRSTGMRGKIPPMPETIISQSTQSDIARIKSGILQSEGKNTQALDELRVAYWRGERDTKLLAALGDLESQFGDSVRAHKILKRVTEKTDAPARALVAYARMLLGEKQEKLSPGQKMPDAEARKLLEICARAARQRPVQEDLCALVADITLSVETPPDSQTAAFLKNALVQFPDNKSIREAAARVKPPAN, encoded by the coding sequence ATGCCATACGCAATTATTTTGGGACTGCTCCTTCTGTCCTTGATCGGGAATTCCTCCACGGCGCGCGCGCAAACAAAACTACCGGCGGATGCGGCGCGGGAGGATTTTGTCGAGCTGCCCGCCTACATAGTGAAGGGCGAACGCGTGCTGCCCGATCCCGAATCATGGCTCCATGTCGTCATCCCCGACATGGAGGTTACCATCGGAAAACGCGTCATCATGATGCAGGGATTCGAGGTTCTGAGCAGACTGTCCGCCAAGAATACGAATGTGTTCGTAAAGGAACTCCAACTGCGCCAGCTGGCCTCCGCGTTGTTCTGGCCGGCGCTCGGAACCAAAATCCCGGGAGACAACCCGCTCATACTCATCGATTCCGAGGACAACCCATGGCTCTCCAGCGAGAACCCCATGCCCATCGAATGGGAGAACATCGCCGCCTCCGCCCGAATCACTCCGCCATCCCAAAGTGCGGCGATGCCAATCCACACGGACATGACGGACAACAATGCCAATGACATATTTCAAGATCCCGCAATCGAAGCCATGCTCCCGCCCGGGCAACCTGACGAATCCCGAATATCCACACCCGACGACCTGCCGCTCGTTGATGGCGTGGTCAACATTCACACACTCGGCGCCGGTATTTATATAAAAGTCCGCGCCGGCGGCACCCTCAACAATTCCAAAATTTCGGAAGAACGCCTTGCGGGCATGACGAACTCAAAATTTGCCCGCCTCAGAATATCCCGGCTGCGCCCCCCCGCCCCGCCGTGGCTTCAGCAAGGCTTGGGCTGGCTCATCGAATCGATGACCGTCTCGCAAAGTGAAATCGCCCTCGGAAACAAACCCATCAGAATCGCCCGGGGTGGCGACCATCAGCTCGCCCCGCTGAAATCAATTATTGAAGATTTCAACCCGCGCAATCCCGGCCACGTTCATGCCGCCAGCGCCTTTGTCCAGTTCGGCCTTTACGGGGAGGGCTCCCGCTACTCGCCACAATTCATCCAGTTTGCCAGCCAGACGAGCCAGGGTCCCGTCGACGAATCCACCTTCACCGCCATATTCGGCATGTCGTATGCAAAAATGGACCGGCTGCTGGTTTCCTTCACATCGTCAACAAGCATCCTGCGCTCAACCGGCATGCGCGGCAAAATCCCGCCGATGCCCGAAACGATAATCTCGCAATCAACACAGTCGGACATCGCGCGAATCAAGTCGGGCATCCTCCAATCCGAGGGCAAAAACACGCAGGCGCTCGACGAGCTGCGCGTCGCCTACTGGCGCGGGGAGCGGGACACAAAACTACTCGCCGCGCTTGGGGACTTGGAATCGCAATTCGGCGATTCCGTCCGCGCGCATAAAATCCTCAAGCGCGTGACGGAAAAAACGGATGCCCCCGCCCGCGCGCTCGTCGCTTACGCGCGCATGCTCCTCGGCGAAAAACAGGAAAAACTTTCGCCCGGTCAAAAAATGCCCGATGCCGAAGCCCGGAAACTTCTCGAAATATGCGCAAGGGCCGCCCGTCAACGCCCCGTCCAAGAAGACCTGTGCGCACTTGTTGCCGACATCACCCTCAGCGTCGAAACGCCCCCCGATTCACAAACCGCCGCTTTTCTAAAAAACGCACTTGTTCAGTTCCCCGATAACAAAAGCATCCGGGAAGCCGCCGCCCGCGTCAAACCGCCGGCAAACTGA
- a CDS encoding autotransporter outer membrane beta-barrel domain-containing protein, whose amino-acid sequence MKAKLLPAFAFILGMAGPLSGQTKSPTQVIGTNVVNSATISESVSTSGTRLSLGAGSKYLREIEAGATFTFENSFSSDADGNSYRGGAVRMKNSGANVVTFSFTGDGTVVFRNNATMSTGNTGGAICNYADAIISFNNVAFDNNKTIQGNNGQGGAIFMRGGSLSVLNSGTFSGNYAQSQGGAIWIEVKAQANINNTLFISNSAGVSGGALWVGNNNSAAVLDLTDVTFTNNYAGTLGGAMHLRESGTVRLLATRDIVHSGNAAGSGTGGFAHMLANGAYLSLSANAGATMVVGSASDVTKDNISSSASAVRLEINTGGAQGAVILNADNSTYTGTVNVLGGKLLLGNSDARLGGLINVGTGATFGGQGAVAAKSGANKNVIFDQLSNLQVGLDGASGQTQTLAFTGALHLVDTSTITGDGILDVTGGSATIDGMVFAGIADTKAVTISGNIGGLGGLHKQGAGTLELASDNTFSGGVHLYEGTLAIGANAALGSGTLNIGSTGSSNVTFSADALTVANDIFIPNTGNYTTFDTANYNATLSGAISGNGGFGKEGAGTLTLSGAVSHTGTTAILGGTLAGDISSSGAVVIANQSVLTGNLTRAANQSLAVSSGTINGNLDVSGGTLLFDLRGSNGTAGTYDAFSVTGAFGASAASIIDLSNFGTALQYTIVTAGDLTSANLGNFTFKLGGRDLTNRATPTLAIIGNDVVLTPAVRSLMMKWTGGDSTSPILWDMQSANWSEAASALPKEIIFRAGDYAVFESAATNTVTVAAAGVIASDVVVNVTSDSATQIFTGGTITTKASASDIAGDVGYVYVDGSIDASGSIASSGKLVKNGAGTLTFENAANDFLGGLDINAGVVSFNKAAQLGVTGTHIRFAGSGTLRADADILGASGTLASNIHVESAITGVFDTQSHTVEYTGTLSGGDTASTFAKAGDGTLLIRAGDSSNFNGIVAVNSGQLLLADSARLGGTISIAQGALAGGKGAFANNVVVNDGGILRVGTGDAADTGGPGVLDIGGSLTLTGTARVNFRIFGAGSNDMLNVSGTIDADDNNNIISLHYGSLASGTYFLGNAAGLAGVRTIMINDALVNTALRARYDLGVTSGTLFFFYGMDDSRYMEWTGASGTHNWNPGLSNWTGYNGDTSTEKNYQDGDTVRFATTGDTTITIDSTAYISDMEVANTSGTLTFAGEGITTDTSIITGNLVTDAKSKLVKSGAGTLVFENGANYFSGGIDISGGVLAISDTAQINTAGKAINFSDSGTLRANASMTISHTLALASGANAALDTGANNVVFDGALTGSGTIAKQGAGGLTYSGAVAGAGLLDANATTRIDAGYVELRDFAAADIASVAHNFIINGGWLDLSDATGFDRDNPDASIGTNDWLGLNISGTLGGVIGANDKITLRDGSVVSGIGAASDGAIAKQGVYVVVDAGANGVVTMTGSNSHAGSTVLKSGVLRVTADNQLGLAELNREIRFEGAGATLEIAANGYASTRAINLREDGGISVVFSATASWDGVISGSSRTLSKTGGGTLVLTGSNDAALKFNVGEGTLQGSTRSLRNDITVETAGNVAFVQETDGQYNGIISGAGTFEKRGAATLTMTMPSALTGATRILSGTLRVGADNLLGAASAHAISNGATLDMRGTRQAVESLDNEGGILLTADVNSRLGLVSRADQLAVAGAILGSGTINLSLIDVAPTVTTGTDRTVLISGASNTSDYSIVINGGHITDVYGWAVEKIDTDYVLTRGPLSPLIPGVVGIDAAVFISTQAAFDALGQRLGAMRLANNGVTRQGFDVWVNGIYRHDEISETLYDGTKTDTQGVQVGLDYTGKIKRYAVGVFADYINTDMDMPGGETKTDVTGYGAYLTMRPASAWYVDVLLRAHTSTHTVSLPGVRDFDMDADGFGASVMYGYEFKTRSGWNVEPQVQLTWSRTNVDETFDPGYRLFKVNTIASFRARVGAQISKTIVFNNGNRLNPYVRAGFVQELEGKNDVTVLQYTDATRKYLRNRYDFSDNFGGSSGIIAIGSTLRIRDRFDAWADAGCAMGGKMESYGVNLGVALHW is encoded by the coding sequence ATGAAAGCAAAACTTCTGCCCGCATTCGCATTCATCCTTGGCATGGCCGGCCCGCTGTCCGGGCAAACAAAGTCGCCCACGCAGGTGATCGGCACCAATGTCGTGAATTCGGCGACCATCTCCGAATCGGTGTCCACTTCGGGCACCCGCCTGAGCCTGGGCGCCGGATCGAAATACCTGCGCGAAATTGAGGCCGGCGCGACTTTTACCTTTGAGAACTCGTTTTCCTCGGACGCCGATGGCAACAGTTATCGCGGCGGCGCGGTGCGCATGAAGAACAGCGGCGCCAATGTCGTCACGTTTTCGTTTACCGGCGACGGCACGGTGGTGTTTCGCAACAACGCCACCATGAGCACCGGCAACACCGGTGGCGCGATTTGCAATTACGCCGACGCCATCATCAGTTTTAACAATGTGGCGTTTGATAATAACAAAACCATACAGGGAAACAACGGCCAGGGAGGCGCCATCTTCATGCGCGGCGGCAGTCTTTCCGTGTTAAATAGCGGCACGTTCAGCGGCAACTACGCGCAGTCACAGGGCGGCGCGATCTGGATCGAGGTGAAAGCCCAGGCCAATATTAATAACACACTATTTATAAGCAATTCCGCCGGGGTTTCCGGCGGCGCCCTTTGGGTGGGAAACAATAACAGTGCCGCCGTGCTGGACCTGACCGATGTCACGTTTACCAACAATTACGCGGGCACGCTGGGCGGAGCCATGCATCTGAGGGAATCCGGCACCGTGCGCCTGCTCGCCACTCGTGATATTGTGCACTCCGGCAACGCCGCTGGCAGCGGCACCGGAGGGTTTGCGCACATGCTTGCGAATGGCGCTTATTTGAGCCTGAGCGCCAACGCGGGCGCGACGATGGTTGTCGGCAGCGCCTCCGATGTCACGAAGGACAATATTTCCAGTTCCGCTTCCGCCGTGCGTCTTGAAATCAATACGGGCGGCGCGCAAGGGGCGGTCATCCTCAATGCCGACAACTCCACCTACACCGGCACCGTGAATGTGCTCGGCGGCAAGCTGCTGCTCGGCAACAGTGACGCCAGGCTTGGCGGGTTAATCAACGTGGGCACAGGCGCCACGTTTGGCGGACAGGGTGCCGTGGCTGCCAAAAGCGGCGCGAATAAAAATGTGATTTTCGATCAACTCAGCAATTTGCAGGTCGGCCTTGATGGTGCCAGCGGGCAGACGCAGACGCTTGCATTTACAGGTGCGCTTCATCTTGTGGACACCAGCACAATCACGGGCGATGGCATTCTCGATGTGACTGGAGGCTCCGCGACGATTGATGGCATGGTTTTCGCGGGTATTGCCGACACGAAGGCCGTGACGATTTCCGGCAACATTGGCGGACTTGGCGGACTTCATAAACAAGGCGCTGGCACGCTGGAGCTTGCCAGTGACAATACTTTTTCGGGAGGCGTGCACCTTTACGAGGGCACGCTCGCAATTGGGGCAAACGCGGCCCTTGGCAGTGGCACGCTCAATATTGGGTCAACCGGCTCGTCGAACGTTACTTTTTCCGCTGACGCGCTGACTGTCGCCAATGACATTTTCATACCCAATACTGGAAATTATACAACTTTCGACACTGCAAATTACAATGCCACGCTTTCCGGCGCGATTTCCGGCAATGGTGGTTTTGGAAAAGAAGGCGCGGGCACACTCACGCTTTCCGGCGCAGTCTCCCATACAGGCACCACGGCGATTCTTGGCGGCACGCTTGCGGGCGACATCAGTTCAAGCGGGGCCGTGGTCATCGCCAACCAGTCTGTTCTCACCGGCAACCTGACGCGCGCGGCCAACCAGTCCCTGGCCGTCTCTTCGGGCACTATCAACGGCAACTTGGACGTCAGCGGCGGCACGCTGCTGTTCGACTTGCGGGGCAGCAATGGCACGGCGGGAACCTACGACGCTTTTTCCGTGACGGGCGCATTTGGCGCGAGCGCCGCCAGTATTATCGATTTGTCCAATTTTGGAACGGCGCTGCAATATACAATCGTCACTGCGGGCGATCTTACGAGCGCCAACCTGGGCAATTTCACATTCAAGCTGGGCGGCCGCGATCTCACCAACCGCGCCACGCCCACGCTCGCCATAATCGGCAACGACGTGGTGCTCACACCGGCTGTCCGCAGTCTCATGATGAAGTGGACCGGCGGCGACTCGACCTCGCCGATTCTCTGGGACATGCAAAGCGCCAACTGGTCCGAGGCGGCCAGTGCGCTTCCCAAGGAGATCATTTTCCGCGCCGGGGATTATGCGGTGTTTGAGTCCGCTGCCACAAACACAGTCACTGTGGCCGCAGCCGGAGTCATTGCCAGCGATGTTGTCGTGAATGTAACCAGTGATTCCGCGACCCAGATATTCACCGGCGGCACGATCACGACAAAAGCAAGCGCATCCGACATCGCGGGCGACGTTGGGTATGTTTATGTCGATGGTTCAATTGACGCCAGCGGCTCGATCGCGTCATCAGGCAAACTTGTGAAAAACGGCGCGGGCACGCTTACATTTGAGAATGCGGCCAATGATTTTCTCGGAGGACTCGATATCAATGCGGGCGTTGTTTCCTTCAACAAGGCCGCGCAGCTTGGCGTCACGGGCACGCACATTCGTTTCGCGGGAAGCGGCACGCTTCGCGCCGATGCCGATATCCTCGGCGCATCCGGCACCCTCGCGAGCAACATCCATGTCGAAAGCGCGATCACCGGCGTCTTCGACACGCAATCGCACACCGTCGAATACACCGGCACGCTGAGCGGCGGGGACACCGCCTCGACCTTCGCCAAGGCCGGCGACGGAACCCTTCTCATTCGCGCGGGAGACAGCTCGAATTTTAACGGCATTGTCGCCGTAAACTCCGGCCAACTTTTGCTCGCGGATTCCGCCAGGCTCGGCGGGACGATTTCCATTGCCCAAGGCGCGCTGGCGGGCGGCAAGGGAGCCTTTGCAAACAATGTCGTTGTTAATGACGGCGGCATTTTGCGCGTCGGCACCGGGGACGCCGCCGACACCGGCGGCCCGGGCGTCCTCGACATCGGAGGCTCGCTCACGCTCACCGGCACCGCACGCGTGAACTTCCGCATATTTGGCGCGGGTTCCAACGACATGCTCAACGTCTCGGGCACCATCGACGCGGATGATAATAACAACATCATCAGCCTGCACTACGGTTCCCTCGCTTCCGGCACTTATTTTCTCGGCAACGCCGCGGGGCTCGCCGGCGTGCGGACCATCATGATCAACGACGCCCTTGTGAACACGGCCCTGCGTGCGCGATATGATCTTGGCGTCACCAGTGGCACGCTCTTCTTTTTCTACGGCATGGACGATTCCCGTTACATGGAGTGGACGGGGGCGTCCGGAACGCACAACTGGAATCCCGGCCTTTCCAACTGGACGGGATACAACGGAGACACCAGCACCGAGAAGAATTATCAGGATGGCGACACCGTTCGTTTTGCAACCACCGGCGACACCACGATCACGATTGATTCCACGGCCTACATTTCCGACATGGAGGTCGCCAACACCAGCGGCACGCTGACCTTTGCGGGCGAGGGCATAACCACGGATACCAGCATCATCACCGGCAATCTCGTCACCGATGCCAAATCCAAGCTCGTCAAGAGCGGCGCCGGAACTCTCGTTTTCGAAAATGGCGCGAATTATTTTTCGGGCGGCATCGATATTTCGGGCGGCGTGCTTGCCATCAGCGACACCGCGCAAATCAACACCGCCGGCAAGGCGATCAATTTTTCGGATTCCGGAACCTTGCGCGCCAACGCAAGCATGACGATCAGCCACACCCTTGCGCTCGCGTCCGGCGCCAATGCCGCGCTCGACACGGGCGCCAACAATGTCGTTTTTGACGGCGCGCTCACGGGTTCCGGCACAATCGCCAAGCAGGGCGCGGGCGGGTTGACCTATTCCGGCGCGGTCGCCGGCGCCGGCTTGCTCGATGCCAATGCGACCACGCGCATCGATGCCGGTTATGTCGAGCTGCGTGATTTCGCGGCCGCCGACATCGCCTCGGTCGCGCATAACTTTATCATCAATGGCGGCTGGCTCGACCTTTCCGATGCCACCGGCTTTGACCGCGACAATCCCGACGCCAGCATCGGCACAAACGACTGGCTCGGGTTGAACATCTCCGGGACGCTCGGCGGTGTCATTGGCGCCAACGACAAAATCACGCTGCGCGACGGCAGTGTCGTTTCCGGCATTGGCGCGGCATCAGACGGAGCCATTGCCAAGCAGGGCGTGTATGTTGTCGTCGATGCGGGCGCAAACGGCGTGGTGACGATGACCGGTTCAAACAGCCACGCCGGCTCCACCGTGCTCAAGAGCGGCGTCCTTCGCGTTACCGCCGACAACCAGCTCGGCCTGGCGGAGCTTAACCGCGAAATACGTTTTGAGGGCGCGGGGGCGACGCTCGAAATCGCGGCCAACGGCTACGCCAGCACCCGCGCGATCAATCTTCGCGAAGACGGCGGCATCAGCGTGGTTTTCAGTGCGACGGCCTCATGGGACGGTGTGATCAGCGGCTCCTCGCGCACCCTGTCCAAAACCGGCGGCGGCACGCTTGTCCTAACCGGCAGCAACGATGCCGCGCTCAAGTTTAACGTCGGGGAAGGCACGCTCCAGGGCAGCACGCGAAGCCTTCGAAATGACATAACGGTGGAAACCGCGGGCAACGTTGCCTTTGTCCAGGAAACCGACGGCCAATACAATGGAATCATCTCCGGCGCGGGCACGTTTGAGAAACGCGGCGCGGCGACTCTCACAATGACCATGCCCAGCGCGCTGACAGGCGCGACGCGCATACTTTCCGGCACGCTCAGGGTGGGGGCTGACAATTTGCTCGGCGCGGCGTCGGCGCATGCCATTTCCAACGGCGCCACGCTTGACATGCGGGGCACGCGCCAGGCGGTTGAGTCGCTTGACAATGAAGGCGGCATTCTCCTCACGGCCGATGTGAATTCCCGCCTGGGCTTGGTGAGCCGCGCCGACCAGCTTGCCGTCGCCGGCGCCATTTTGGGAAGCGGCACCATCAACCTCAGCCTCATCGACGTCGCCCCGACGGTGACAACCGGCACGGATCGGACGGTGCTGATCAGCGGCGCCAGCAACACGTCGGATTACTCCATTGTCATCAATGGCGGGCATATCACGGATGTTTACGGATGGGCCGTTGAAAAGATCGACACCGATTACGTCCTGACGCGCGGCCCGCTCTCTCCGCTCATCCCCGGGGTTGTGGGAATTGACGCGGCCGTGTTTATCAGCACGCAGGCCGCGTTCGATGCGCTGGGCCAGCGGCTGGGCGCCATGCGCCTCGCAAACAATGGCGTGACGCGCCAGGGTTTTGACGTCTGGGTCAACGGCATTTACCGGCACGACGAAATTAGCGAAACCCTTTACGATGGCACAAAAACCGACACGCAGGGCGTGCAAGTCGGGCTGGATTATACCGGAAAGATCAAGCGGTATGCCGTCGGTGTTTTTGCCGATTATATAAACACCGACATGGACATGCCGGGCGGCGAGACCAAGACCGACGTCACGGGCTACGGCGCATATCTCACCATGCGGCCCGCCAGCGCCTGGTATGTGGATGTGCTCCTGCGCGCGCACACCAGCACACACACGGTATCGCTGCCCGGCGTGCGCGATTTTGACATGGACGCCGACGGCTTCGGCGCGTCCGTCATGTATGGCTACGAGTTCAAGACGCGCTCGGGATGGAATGTCGAGCCGCAGGTGCAACTGACATGGAGCCGCACCAACGTGGACGAAACATTCGATCCCGGCTACCGCCTCTTCAAGGTGAACACAATCGCGTCGTTCCGCGCTCGGGTCGGAGCCCAAATTTCAAAGACAATTGTCTTTAACAACGGCAACCGTCTCAATCCATACGTGCGGGCCGGATTCGTGCAGGAGCTTGAGGGCAAAAACGATGTGACCGTGCTGCAATACACCGACGCCACAAGGAAGTATTTGCGCAACCGTTATGATTTTTCGGACAACTTCGGAGGAAGCTCGGGAATCATAGCCATCGGTTCGACACTGCGCATCCGCGACCGTTTCGATGCCTGGGCGGATGCCGGATGCGCCATGGGCGGCAAGATGGAAAGCTACGGCGTCAACCTCGGCGTCGCCCTCCACTGGTAA